One Myripristis murdjan chromosome 18, fMyrMur1.1, whole genome shotgun sequence DNA window includes the following coding sequences:
- the LOC115377114 gene encoding zona pellucida sperm-binding protein 3-like: MASLLKYTNCLLYLMMSLFVHGVPFAEESIVQTRGEKSLELECGEVQMRITAKREFFDDRRVPFSPEFLQVGENTVQQSSCRAASEGATPVSEMVISVGLQECGTESRVHGEWLVYSNQLVLFPAVIPISGGGLIVRGATTVVPLVCRYKRKWRVSGEPLTPTWLPMTSTITAFGLLHFSLRTMTDDWSSPRSSSVYQQGEAVLLEASVEAPLHPPLRIYVDFCVATLKPDPLSLPSYKFVTNHGCLVDSVVPKSSSEFLPREQDNRLQFSVQAFLFSHRSGDQMFINCHLRATLRHNPPNHLNKACFFHRATFSWRATEGDSVLCSCCDTENCIRQTGGKTDDHTGHTTQPGTGKEYEADTEVGPLHILPVSHWTGHLSVNH; the protein is encoded by the exons ATGGCGAGTTTGTTAAAATATACGAACTGCCTCCTCTATTTGATGATGTCCCTGTTTGTGCACGGCGTCCCTTTTGCGGAGGAAAGTATAGTACAAACACGGGGGGAAAAATCACTTGAACTCGAATGCGGAGAGGTTCAAATGAGAATAACCGCGAAGCGAGAGTTTTTCGACGACAGACGTGTCCCGTTCAGCCCTGAATTTCTTCAAGTCGGAGAGAACACGGTGCAGCAGAGCTCGTGTAGAGCCGCCTCAGAGGGAGCCACACCTGTATCTGAGATGGTCATCTCTGTTGGATTACAAGAATGTGGGACTGAGTCCAGG GTTCATGGGGAGTGGCTTGTCTATTCCAACCAGTTGGTGCTGTTTCCTGCAGTTATTCCAATCTCTGGAGGTGGTTTGATAGTCAGAGGGGCAACAACTGTTGTACCACTTGTGTGCCGTTATAAGAG AAAGTGGAGAGTAAGTGGAGAGCCATTGACCCCGACCTGGCTGCCCATGACCTCCACTATCACTGCCTTTGGCCTGCTGCACTTCTCTCTTCGTACCATGACAG ATGACTGGAGCTCTCCACGTAGTTCGTCAGTGTACCAGCAGGGGGAGGCAGTGTTGCTGGAGGCTAGTGTGGAGGCTCCTCTGCACCCGCCTCTCAGGATCTACGTAGACTTCTGTGTTGCTACACTGAAGCCTGACCCTCTGTCCTTGCCCAGCTACAAATTTGTCACTAACCATGG ATGTCTTGTGGACAGTGTAGTACCAAAGTCATCCTCTGAGTTCCTTCCTAGGGAGCAAGATAACAGGCTACAGTTCAGTGTCCAGGCCTTCCTCTTCAGCCATAGGTCTGGGGACCAG ATGTTTATCAACTGCCACCTCAGGGCTACTCTAAGACACAATCCACCTAACCACCTCAACAAGGCCTGCTTCTTCCACAGAGCCACATTCAG CTGGCGTGCCACAGAGGGAGACAGTGTtctgtgcagctgctgtgaCACAGAAAACTGCATTAGGCAGACTGGAGGGAAGACTGATGATCACACTGGACACACCACTCAGCCAGGAACAG gaAAGGAGTATGAGGCAGACACAGAAGTTGGCCCACTTCACATCCTGCCAGTCTCCCACTGGACAGGCCACTTGTCAGTCAATCACTAA
- the LOC115376793 gene encoding endonuclease domain-containing 1 protein-like has product MSLSLLMAPAGVGASVSKNFKDCSHFFYMQTPPAGIRETNLRRICQRYKDKPRYATLYDGSRRLPLYSAYIFKKTDGKRRMDTPWMYEPQLVSDDESGNMRALPLSDDTHPLIEESQAVFEDYTDAVEYERGSLNPDQHQAEPDDKSSTYTLTNVVPLITDFLETSWNPYLNTVRRRLNNFCHGKSFMVTGVTVSGASIQRDNKDRLAIPKHLWLAYCCPRFDRNSPFEVRFMFPSYGGYALNEWTGHNVVEVPLKTLESFLKSHTDSDSNLAIFYKGCVSENPFKKRRDLTSISV; this is encoded by the exons ATGTCTTTGTCCCTGTTGATGGCGCCCGCTGGAGTGGGTGCCAGTGTGTCGAAAAACTTCAAAGACTGCAGCCACTTCTTCTACATGCAGACACCACCTGCAGGAATACGGGAAACTAACCTGAGGAGGATCTGCCAGAGATACAAAGACAAACCTCGCTATGCCACGCTATACGATGGCAGTCGTCGCCTCCCCCTCTACTCAGCCTACATCTTTAAAAAGACTgatgggaagaggaggatggacaCACCCTGGATGTATGAGCCTCAG CTGGTCTCTGATGATGAAAGTGGCAACATGAGAGCACTTCCCCTGAGTGATGACACTCACCCTCTGATTGAGGAGAGCCAGGCTGTGTTCGAGGACTACACAGACGCTGTGGAATATGAACGCGGCTCCCTGAATCCTGATCAGCACCAAGCAGAGCCTGACGACAAATCCTCCACCTACACCTTGACCAATGTGGTTCCGTTAATTACCGACTTCCTGGAGACTTCCTGGAACCCATATTTGAACACCGTCCGCCGACGCCTCAACAACTTCTGCCATGGAAAATCTTTCATGGTTACTGGGGTGACTGTTTCTGGGGCGTCCATTCAGCGAGACAACAAAGACCGCCTGGCAATCCCTAAACACTTATGGCTGGCATACTGCTGCCCAAGGTTTGACCGTAACTCACCATTTGAGGTGAGGTTCATGTTTCCCAGTTACGGGGGCTACGCACTAAATGAGTGGACTGGTCACAATGTAGTAGAAGTCCCTCTCAAGACCCTGGAGAGCTTCCTGAAGAGccacacagactcagacagCAACCTGGCTATTTTCTACAAAGGTTGTGTGTCAGAAAATCCTTTCAAAAAGAGGAGGGACCTGACCAGTATTTCAGTCTAA
- the LOC115376619 gene encoding endonuclease domain-containing 1 protein-like, with amino-acid sequence MAVLLVTLLISAVRGAVEMELSPECRQFLYMATPPSGLEHKSLQFICQRYNKKPRYVTLYNTVDHVPIYSAYTFKRSDGEKCVDVPWMYEPQLSTSSDTGEMQPFPRGYIHMNFEDAQAVLEDYTNAIFYERGALNPDEHQADPDDKAATYTLTNVVPLVREFSDEVWNEQEHVIRKRLNNYCRGTAHVVTGITTSGKMIRRNNINRVAVPTYIWSAYCCVDYDHNAPYDERYKFPSFAHYGLNDKENNQVLEMSIQKLEEFLKKTTFVDKNFQIFVDDCIPPSSSISH; translated from the exons ATGGCCGTCTTACTGGTAACTCTCCTTATATCAGCGGTGAGAGGTGCTGTGGAGATGGAGCTGTCGCCCGAGTGCAGACAGTTTCTGTACATGGCAACGCCACCATCAGGGCTGGAACACAAATCCCTCCAGTTCATCTGTCAACGTTACAACAAGAAACCCCGGTATGTGACGCTGTACAACACTGTGGACCACGTCCCCATCTACTCTGCCTACACCTTCAAACGCTCAGATGGGGAGAAGTGCGTGGATGTGCCCTGGATGTATGAGCCTCAG CTGTCTACATCTTCTGACACAGGCGAGATGCAACCATTCCCACGTGGCTATATACACATGAATTTTGAGGATGCCCAGGCTGTGCTCGAGGACTACACAAATGCCATCTTCTATGAGCGCGGTGCCCTGAACCCAGATGAACACCAGGCTGACCCTGACGACAAGGCCGCCACCTACACCTTGACCAACGTTGTGCCTCTAGTGCGAGAGTTCAGTGATGAAGTCTGGAATGAACAGGAGCACGTCATCCGCAAACGACTGAATAATTACTGTCGTGGCACAGCCCATGTGGTCACAGGTATCACCACCTCAGGAAAAATGATCCGTCGAAATAACATCAACCGTGTGGCAGTCCCCACCTACATCTGGTCAGCGTACTGCTGTGTTGACTATGACCATAATGCACCTTACGATGAGCGTTACAAGTTCCCATCCTTTGCTCACTATGGCCTCAACGACAAGGAGAATAACCAGGTGCTGGAAATGTCTATCCAGAAGCTGGAGGAGTTCCTCAAGAAGACCACCTTTGTGGACAAGAACTTTCAGATCTTTGTGGATGACTGCATCCCACCATCCTCTAGTATATCTCATTAg
- the LOC115376614 gene encoding endonuclease domain-containing 1 protein-like — MPISENCAMHLAAVLTLLTCVLLQTARAGVVQDFNHVERCKNSLYMGTPPRGYLSNSLKKICQRYEDKPRYITLYDSHKRIPIYSAYTFKKSDGEKRVDFPWMFEPQLASEKGSSNMEAFPQSSNMHMNFEDTQAVLEDYADVVQYERGHLNPDEHQADPLDKASTYTLTNVVPQFREFNMGPWAEHQDLIRKRLNNYCRGKAYVVTGITTSGNMIRRDNMDRVAVPEYMWSAYCCTEFDQNAPYFVRYKFPVFGAYGLNDRINNHMVEVPLKNLEKFLKGRMDVDKNFQIFYNDCVPDV; from the exons ATGCCCATATCAGAAAACTGCGCTATGCACCTGGCAGCTGTTCTGACCTTGCTGACCTGTGTGTTGCTACAGACAGCCCGGGCAGGAGTGGTGCAGGACTTCAACCATGTGGAACGCTGTAAGAACTCTCTGTACATGGGCACCCCACCACGAGGCTACCTCAGCAACTCCTTGAAGAAGATCTGCCAGCGCTATGAGGATAAGCCACGCTATATCACCCTGTATGACTCTCACAAGCGCATTCCCATCTATAGTGCCTATACCTTCAAGAAATCAGATGGGGAGAAGAGAGTGGACTTCCCTTGGATGTTTGAGCCGCAG CTGGCCTCAGAAAAGGGCAGCAGTAACATGGAGGCCTTTCCCCAGTCCTCGAACATGCATATGAACTTTGAGGACACCCAGGCGGTTCTGGAGGACTACGCTGATGTGGTTCAGTACGAGCGTGGCCACCTAAACCCTGATGAACACCAGGCTGACCCACTGGACAAGGCTTCAACCTACACCCTGACCAATGTGGTGCCTCAGTTCAGAGAGTTCAACATGGGTCCTTGGGCTGAACACCAGGACCTCATCCGCAAACGCCTCAACAACTACTGCCGTGGCAAAGCCTATGTGGTCACAGGGATCACCACCTCTGGGAACATGATCCGTCGGGACAACATGGATCGGGTGGCTGTGCCAGAGTATATGTGGTCGGCCTACTGCTGCACCGAGTTTGACCAAAACGCACCGTACTTTGTGCGCTACAAGTTCCCCGTGTTTGGAGCATATGGGCTCAATGACCGCATCAACAACCACATGGTCGAAGTTCCTCTAAAGAACCTGGAGAAGTTCCTCAAGGGGAGGATGGATGTAGACAAAAACTTCCAGATCTTCTATAATGACTGTGTGCCAGATGTTTGA
- the ufsp1 gene encoding ufm1-specific protease 1 — protein sequence MNKKRTAAGVVEDEIDWGEKTAGGENIMKKSSSKWTETLLKSVHTGLPNPVSDPVKCSLIAGEYLYFHYGCDGQDDRGWGCGYRTVQTMASWLCHSWSPPRGQCRPPPSLPEIQQALVSMGDKPGSFSGSREWIGTFEASLILDYFYDVPCKVVHVRGGGAELEQVAVEELHQHFQRHGSPVMMGGDRDNSSKGILGVCTGDKGSHLLIADPHYYGCPLDKAELQRRGWVAWKRVSSLDHSSFYNLCLPQTAKRG from the coding sequence atgaataaaaaacgcACAGCAGCAGGGGTTGTTGAAGACGAAATTGACTGGGGAGAGAAGACAGCTGGAGGGGAGAATATTATGAAGAAGAGCAGCTCAAAGTGGACAGAAACTTTATTGAAAAGTGTCCACACTGGTCTCCCTAATCCGGTTTCAGATCCTGTGAAATGTTCCCTGATAGCAGGAGAGTATCTCTACTTCCATTATGGCTGTGATGGGCAGGACGACAGAGGCTGGGGATGTGGCTACCGCACCGTTCAGACCATGGCTTCCTGGCTGTGCCACAGCTGGTCCCCACCGAGGGGCCAGTGCAGGCCCCCACCCAGCCTGCCTGAGATCCAACAAGCTTTGGTGTCGATGGGGGACAAACCAGGCTCGTTTTCAGGCTCCAGAGAGTGGATAGGAACTTTTGAAGCTTCCCTTATCCTTGACTACTTCTATGATGTTCCCTGTAAGGTGGTTCATGTTCGAGGCGGTGGGGCAGAGCTGGAGCAGGTGGCAGTGGAAGAGCTCCATCAGCACTTTCAGAGGCATGGGTCTCCAGTCATGATGGGAGGGGACAGGGATAACTCATCAAAGGGGATCTTAGGGGTGTGCACCGGGGACAAGGGGAGCCACCTGCTAATCGCTGACCCCCATTACTATGGATGCCCCCTGGACAAGGCAGAGTTACAGAGGCGAGGATGGGTGGCTTGGAAAAGAGTGTCATCTCTGGATCACTCTTCATTTTACAACCTATGTTTGCCTCAGACTGCCAAGAGAGGATAG